A genomic segment from Gemmatimonadaceae bacterium encodes:
- a CDS encoding SusC/RagA family TonB-linked outer membrane protein: protein MAVTRCLLAALVGGLLTVSQLPAQGTGGTISGKVVDSTSTQPLANIQIQVVGTTRGALTRADGGYTIPGVPAGAHTVRAARIGYNPQTQNVTVSDGQTVTADFALGASAISLQAVVVTGYGSQRREAITGAVATIDASDANVGVVSNANQLLTARVTGVNLVSNNGEPGANAQIRVRGGTSISASNEPLYVIDGVPLQNDNAVAAGLGVASSPISRSPLNTLNPSDVASITVLKDASATAIYGSRGANGVVLIETKRGSAGQSLFEYDGYVAASSAANSYDMLTGSEYTTFVKDQIAKGKLPASRANTLGTANTDWEKEIERVAYTQNHNISLSGGTQSTRYRATLNYFEQQGIIISNGLQRYQGRVNANNSAFKDKLQSSLNITVSRVNNDYLPFDNTAGFSGGVFTNMVSFDPTQPVRNADGTFYEIGAGAQSLRNPVAMSRQLIDQAPENRTLGNFSASYGLLPNLTFRTTVGADIANSVRQTYYPRTSPVGAETSGRARQAERSLSNLNFQSLLTWAPRFGDDQELEVLGGYEFTRFDNRGFESEMRGFLTDAFTWNNLGAGNPEGSPTPLSYIEQSKLASFFARANYGFKNKYFITGVLRNDGSSRLAPGNKWAIFPAVSASWRLSEESFLKDGFFSNLNLRVGYGLQGNQSVRPYGTQLLLRTDNSAKYPFGSTVITGFAASQVANPDLKWETSTQTNIGIDYGFKDNTFTGTIEFYQKKTKDLLFDVPVAQPAVVSTRLENVGSLSTKGLEASLDAQLISNSRLSLTSGLVLSVERNQVDELGLNRQFITAGAVNGQGQSGKNSQRLIPGQPIGTFWGARFAGYNSAGEQLFVKYKVTRDAAGRETSRVEDGTTTSPGGDDEVIIGNANPAFSLGIRSNGTWNRFDFSWLWRAEMGRDVFNNTALIYSSTSNVNQARNFMRSALKAKDAIGQPSIYSSRWIEDGSFVRLQNATVGYTFRIPALSNRDTRLYVSGDNLLLFTPYSGYDPEVFTGNGVDRGIDYLIYPRARTFTTGLRIQF from the coding sequence ATGGCAGTCACACGTTGTCTGTTGGCCGCATTGGTGGGCGGCCTGCTGACGGTGTCTCAACTCCCCGCGCAGGGCACCGGCGGCACGATCTCGGGCAAGGTTGTGGACTCGACGAGTACCCAACCGCTCGCGAATATCCAGATTCAGGTGGTCGGCACGACGCGCGGCGCGCTGACACGTGCGGATGGTGGCTACACCATTCCCGGTGTTCCCGCCGGCGCGCACACCGTGCGTGCGGCGCGCATCGGCTACAACCCGCAGACGCAGAACGTGACGGTGAGCGACGGCCAGACCGTCACCGCCGACTTCGCGCTCGGCGCCTCGGCCATCTCGCTGCAGGCCGTCGTCGTGACGGGGTACGGCTCGCAGCGCCGTGAGGCAATTACCGGCGCCGTGGCCACCATCGATGCCAGCGACGCCAACGTCGGCGTCGTGAGCAACGCGAACCAGTTGCTCACCGCACGCGTGACCGGCGTCAACCTGGTCTCGAACAACGGCGAGCCTGGCGCCAACGCGCAGATTCGCGTGCGCGGCGGAACGTCGATCTCGGCGTCCAACGAGCCGCTCTACGTGATCGACGGCGTGCCGCTGCAGAACGACAACGCCGTCGCCGCCGGCCTGGGCGTCGCGTCGTCGCCCATCAGCCGCTCGCCGCTCAACACGCTCAACCCGTCGGATGTCGCCTCGATCACCGTTCTCAAGGATGCGTCGGCAACGGCCATCTACGGGTCGCGCGGCGCCAATGGCGTGGTCCTCATCGAGACCAAGCGCGGTTCGGCCGGGCAGTCGCTCTTCGAGTACGACGGCTACGTGGCAGCGTCCAGCGCGGCCAACAGCTACGACATGCTCACGGGGAGCGAGTATACCACCTTCGTGAAGGACCAGATCGCGAAGGGGAAGCTCCCGGCCTCGCGCGCCAACACGCTCGGCACGGCCAATACGGATTGGGAGAAGGAAATCGAGCGCGTGGCGTACACGCAGAACCACAACATCTCGCTCTCCGGCGGGACGCAGAGCACGCGCTATCGCGCCACCCTCAACTACTTCGAGCAGCAGGGGATCATCATCTCCAACGGGCTGCAGCGGTATCAGGGGCGCGTGAACGCCAACAACTCGGCGTTCAAGGACAAGCTCCAAAGCTCGCTGAACATCACCGTGTCGCGCGTGAACAACGACTACCTGCCGTTCGACAACACCGCCGGCTTCTCCGGGGGTGTGTTCACGAACATGGTGTCGTTCGACCCCACACAGCCGGTGCGCAACGCCGATGGCACCTTCTACGAGATTGGCGCCGGCGCGCAGTCGCTGCGCAACCCGGTCGCCATGTCGCGCCAGCTCATCGACCAGGCGCCGGAGAATCGCACGCTGGGGAACTTCTCCGCCTCGTACGGACTCCTCCCGAACCTGACGTTCCGCACGACGGTTGGCGCCGATATCGCCAACTCGGTCCGCCAGACGTACTACCCGCGCACCAGCCCCGTGGGCGCCGAGACCAGCGGGCGTGCCCGTCAGGCCGAGCGCTCGCTCTCCAACCTCAACTTCCAGTCGCTGCTCACCTGGGCGCCGAGGTTTGGTGACGACCAGGAGCTGGAAGTGCTCGGCGGCTACGAGTTCACGCGCTTCGACAACCGTGGCTTCGAGTCGGAAATGCGTGGCTTCCTCACCGACGCCTTTACCTGGAACAACCTGGGTGCCGGTAACCCCGAAGGATCGCCGACGCCGCTCTCGTACATCGAGCAGTCGAAGCTGGCCTCGTTCTTCGCGCGGGCCAATTACGGCTTCAAGAACAAGTACTTCATCACCGGCGTGCTGCGGAACGACGGATCGTCGCGCCTGGCGCCGGGGAACAAGTGGGCGATCTTCCCGGCCGTGTCGGCCTCGTGGCGCCTGAGCGAGGAGTCGTTCCTGAAGGATGGCTTCTTCTCCAACCTGAATCTTCGCGTCGGGTACGGCCTGCAGGGGAACCAGTCGGTGCGTCCGTACGGCACGCAGCTCCTTCTCCGCACCGACAACAGCGCCAAGTACCCCTTCGGCAGCACGGTCATCACCGGCTTCGCCGCTTCGCAGGTCGCCAACCCCGACCTCAAGTGGGAGACGTCGACGCAGACCAACATCGGCATCGACTACGGGTTCAAGGACAACACGTTCACCGGCACCATCGAGTTCTACCAGAAGAAGACCAAGGACCTCCTCTTCGACGTGCCGGTTGCGCAGCCCGCGGTCGTGTCGACGCGCCTGGAAAACGTCGGGAGCCTGAGCACCAAGGGGCTCGAGGCCTCGCTCGACGCGCAACTCATCAGCAACTCGCGCCTGTCGCTCACGTCGGGGCTCGTCCTTTCCGTCGAGCGCAACCAGGTGGACGAACTGGGGCTCAACCGCCAGTTCATCACCGCTGGTGCGGTGAACGGGCAGGGGCAGTCGGGGAAGAACTCGCAGCGCCTGATCCCGGGCCAGCCGATTGGCACCTTCTGGGGCGCGCGGTTCGCCGGCTACAACAGCGCGGGTGAGCAGCTCTTCGTGAAGTACAAGGTCACGCGTGATGCGGCCGGCCGTGAAACCTCGCGTGTCGAGGACGGGACGACGACGTCGCCGGGCGGTGACGACGAAGTCATCATCGGCAACGCGAACCCGGCGTTCAGCCTGGGCATTCGCAGCAACGGCACGTGGAACCGCTTCGACTTCAGCTGGTTGTGGCGCGCCGAGATGGGGCGCGACGTGTTCAACAACACGGCGCTCATCTACAGCAGCACGTCCAACGTGAACCAGGCGCGCAACTTCATGCGCTCGGCGCTCAAGGCGAAGGATGCCATCGGGCAGCCGTCGATCTACTCGTCGCGCTGGATCGAGGACGGGTCGTTCGTGCGCCTGCAGAACGCGACCGTGGGCTACACCTTCCGCATTCCGGCGCTGTCCAACCGCGACACCCGACTGTACGTGTCGGGCGACAACCTCCTGCTGTTCACGCCGTACTCCGGCTACGACCCCGAGGTCTTCACCGGCAACGGTGTCGACCGCGGCATCGATTACCTGATCTACCCGCGCGCCCGCACGTTCACGACCGGGCTGCGGATCCAGTTCTAA
- a CDS encoding ROK family protein, with protein MRIGIDLGGTKIEGIALSNAGEVLVRQRVSTPRAYRATIDAVVTLVRAIEEETGERGTVGMGIPGTIVPATGLVKNANSTWLIGEALGRDLSEALAREVRIMNDANCFALSEATDGAGAGADVVFGVILGTGVGGGIVIRGECLIGANLIAGEWGHNALPRVAADEVPGPACYCGRNGCIETWVSGPGFARDHARATGQSLTGPEIAHRAALGDEGAQGSLARYHDRLARALGSVVNVLDPDVIVLGGGMSNLPGLVEAVTAQLPQHVFSDSCNTRVARHMHGDSSGVRGAAWLWPAP; from the coding sequence ATGCGCATCGGCATCGACCTCGGCGGGACCAAGATCGAAGGGATCGCACTTTCCAACGCCGGCGAGGTGCTCGTCAGGCAGCGCGTGTCGACGCCGCGCGCCTACCGGGCGACGATCGACGCGGTGGTGACGCTGGTACGCGCGATCGAGGAGGAGACCGGCGAGCGGGGGACGGTGGGGATGGGGATTCCCGGGACCATTGTCCCTGCAACGGGGCTGGTGAAGAACGCGAACTCCACCTGGCTGATTGGCGAGGCGCTGGGTCGGGACCTGTCGGAGGCGTTGGCGCGCGAGGTTCGGATCATGAACGACGCCAACTGTTTTGCGCTGTCGGAGGCGACCGACGGTGCGGGGGCCGGCGCCGATGTGGTCTTTGGGGTGATCCTCGGCACCGGGGTGGGTGGTGGAATCGTGATTCGTGGCGAGTGCCTGATTGGCGCCAACCTCATTGCCGGCGAGTGGGGGCACAACGCGCTGCCGCGCGTTGCGGCTGACGAGGTGCCCGGGCCGGCGTGTTACTGCGGGCGCAACGGCTGCATCGAGACCTGGGTGTCGGGGCCGGGCTTTGCGCGGGATCACGCGCGGGCGACGGGGCAATCGCTTACCGGCCCCGAGATCGCGCACCGTGCGGCGCTGGGCGACGAGGGGGCGCAGGGCTCGCTGGCGCGCTACCACGATCGCCTGGCGCGCGCGCTGGGGTCGGTGGTGAACGTGCTCGACCCCGACGTCATCGTGCTGGGCGGGGGGATGTCGAACCTGCCAGGGCTGGTGGAGGCGGTCACCGCACAGTTGCCGCAGCACGTCTTTTCCGACAGCTGCAACACGCGCGTCGCCCGCCACATGCACGGCGACTCGAGCGGGGTGCGCGGCGCCGCCTGGCTCTGGCCGGCGCCCTGA
- a CDS encoding RagB/SusD family nutrient uptake outer membrane protein produces the protein MHIFSSLSIRRTGFSAVALAGALSALAGCTDLTETPLDALTPANAFKNDAEILAGAASVYAQLRQTQWAYYNLSEITTDEQIVPTRGNDWFDNGRWIEIYKQTWTANSGSALDDMNGLWNNMFAGVAKANLMIDVVDKSSSPTKAANKAELQVLRAWFYYVLMDMFGGVPIVTTTEVKPAAKNTRDEVFKFIETELKAALPNLPERPLSFGRVNKHVANAILANMYLNAPVFQGTVTSAGITRAAARYAEAIQYADAVINSGVYSLASNWQSNFDTDNASSPELIFVINNTSNPPGIGNSFPQRSLHYAQHGVQGGPWNGFATIAETYRKYDPADQRRAVWLAGQQKSFVTGQNVNDRSGNPLVFTETINDITAATEGEGPRINKFPPLVTAPNGDSHPHKFPYFRLTEMYMIKAEALIQQGNVAGGMAIINQLRARVFNPAKPRSTTLSQAAALDVVRDERLFEFAGEAKRRQDLIRLGGYLDARQFKAASAGYRVLMPIPITQIQNNPLLTQNAGY, from the coding sequence ATGCACATCTTCTCTTCGCTCTCCATCCGCCGCACCGGCTTCAGTGCCGTGGCGCTGGCGGGTGCGCTGAGTGCGCTGGCGGGATGCACGGATCTCACCGAGACCCCGCTCGATGCGCTCACGCCGGCGAACGCGTTCAAGAACGACGCGGAAATCCTCGCCGGTGCCGCCTCGGTATATGCCCAGCTGCGCCAGACGCAGTGGGCGTACTACAACCTGTCGGAGATCACGACGGACGAGCAGATCGTCCCGACGCGTGGCAACGACTGGTTCGACAACGGCCGCTGGATCGAGATCTACAAGCAGACCTGGACGGCCAACTCGGGCTCCGCGCTGGACGACATGAACGGCCTGTGGAACAACATGTTCGCCGGCGTGGCCAAGGCGAACCTGATGATCGACGTGGTCGACAAGAGCTCGAGCCCGACCAAGGCGGCAAACAAGGCCGAGCTGCAGGTGCTTCGCGCCTGGTTCTACTACGTGCTGATGGACATGTTCGGCGGCGTGCCGATCGTGACCACCACGGAAGTGAAGCCAGCGGCGAAGAACACGCGCGACGAGGTCTTCAAGTTCATCGAGACCGAGCTCAAGGCCGCGCTGCCCAACCTTCCGGAGCGCCCGCTCTCGTTCGGTCGCGTGAACAAGCATGTGGCCAACGCGATCCTGGCCAACATGTACCTCAACGCCCCGGTCTTCCAGGGCACGGTCACGTCGGCCGGCATCACGCGCGCCGCGGCGCGCTACGCCGAGGCGATCCAGTACGCCGACGCGGTCATCAACTCGGGCGTGTACAGCCTCGCGTCGAACTGGCAGTCGAACTTCGACACCGACAACGCCAGCTCGCCGGAGCTGATTTTCGTCATCAACAACACGAGCAACCCGCCCGGCATCGGCAACTCGTTCCCGCAGCGTTCACTGCACTATGCGCAGCATGGCGTGCAGGGCGGGCCGTGGAACGGCTTTGCCACGATCGCCGAGACGTATCGCAAGTACGATCCGGCCGACCAGCGCCGGGCGGTGTGGCTCGCCGGGCAGCAGAAGAGCTTCGTGACTGGTCAGAACGTCAACGATCGCTCGGGGAACCCGCTCGTCTTCACCGAGACGATCAACGACATCACGGCCGCCACCGAGGGTGAGGGACCGCGTATCAACAAGTTCCCGCCCCTGGTGACCGCGCCTAACGGCGACTCGCACCCGCACAAGTTCCCGTACTTCCGCCTCACCGAGATGTACATGATCAAGGCCGAGGCGCTGATCCAGCAGGGGAACGTGGCGGGCGGCATGGCGATCATCAACCAGCTGCGCGCGCGCGTCTTCAACCCGGCCAAGCCGCGCTCGACGACGCTGTCACAGGCGGCGGCGCTGGATGTGGTGCGCGACGAGCGGCTGTTCGAGTTTGCCGGTGAGGCCAAGCGTCGCCAGGACCTCATCCGCCTTGGTGGCTACCTCGATGCCCGCCAGTTCAAGGCGGCGTCGGCCGGCTATCGCGTGCTGATGCCGATCCCGATCACGCAAATCCAGAACAACCCGCTCCTCACGCAGAACGCAGGCTACTAG
- a CDS encoding glutaminyl-peptide cyclotransferase: MLTSLARLAPLGIALLAAVAPLSSCDRAQSAPVDEDAPFEVVAEFPHDTGAYTQGLLWQDSTLYESTGRYGDSEVRRVDLESGAVLASTRLSEDRFGEGLALLAGRLYQLTWESKVGYVYDAKSLARVDSFTYAGEGWGLATDGTSLIMSDGSDSLRYLAPGTFATTRVLKVRYQDSPLTKLNELEFIDGELFANVYESDWVARIDPQTGVVKEMLDFATLWPRAQRPYGADVMNGVARAPAPGQLLLTGKLWPRMYSVRLKAKR; this comes from the coding sequence ATGTTGACATCCCTCGCCCGTCTCGCCCCGCTCGGCATCGCCCTTCTGGCCGCCGTGGCGCCGCTCTCGTCGTGCGATCGCGCGCAGAGCGCGCCCGTGGACGAGGACGCGCCCTTCGAGGTTGTCGCCGAGTTCCCGCACGACACCGGCGCGTACACGCAGGGGCTCCTCTGGCAGGACAGCACCTTGTACGAAAGCACGGGGCGATACGGCGACTCCGAGGTGCGACGCGTGGACCTCGAGTCGGGCGCCGTTCTCGCCTCGACTCGGCTGTCGGAGGATCGATTCGGCGAGGGGCTCGCCCTGTTGGCGGGAAGGCTCTACCAACTCACGTGGGAGTCCAAGGTCGGATACGTATACGACGCGAAGTCGCTCGCGCGCGTGGACTCGTTCACCTACGCTGGTGAGGGGTGGGGGCTGGCCACCGATGGCACGTCGCTCATCATGAGCGACGGTTCCGATTCGCTGCGCTACCTCGCGCCTGGGACATTCGCCACGACGCGTGTGCTCAAGGTGCGCTACCAGGACTCTCCGCTCACCAAGCTCAATGAACTCGAGTTCATCGACGGGGAGCTGTTTGCCAACGTGTACGAGTCGGACTGGGTGGCGCGCATCGACCCGCAGACCGGTGTGGTCAAGGAGATGCTCGACTTTGCCACGCTCTGGCCGCGCGCGCAGCGTCCGTACGGTGCGGATGTCATGAACGGCGTGGCGCGGGCGCCGGCCCCCGGCCAGTTGCTCCTGACGGGGAAGCTCTGGCCGCGGATGTACTCCGTGAGGCTCAAGGCGAAGCGCTAA
- a CDS encoding acylase translates to MRPITRLALAPALALAPALAALLASCTAASSIPSKGSEILWDTWGVPHIYAASDAEAFRGFGYAQMASHGDLVLKLYGEARGRSAEYWGESHLRTDRFVRTMGIPARAEAWYKALSPAMRANLDAFADGVNRYAKEHPEAITDSMEVVLPVTPQDVLAHGQKIINFLFMFFGQVQLPQTMSNDVRPGSNMWAVSAQRSASGKPMLLGNPHLMWGDLYLFYEANVVTPDRNFYGVTLVGMPTPAIGFNDHVGWSHTVNTQDGADVYKLVPRGSGYLLDGEEKAYVTRTELVTVKGGSGARVDTLVIRESAHGPVFRDDSTGTYAVRVAGLEDPNSMEQWWQMGGARTMADFEAIVKQVHIPFFNIIAASGDGHTYYFFGGKTPRRARGDFEAWTAPVPGDSSALIWNDYLKYDELPHVMDPASGWLQNANDPPWTVTWPLTFSPDSFAPYVAPREMQFRPQRSALMQLADSSITFDELVEYKHSTRMALADRVLPDLVATARANGDADARKAADVLEAWDRSTNADSRGAVLFAAWVSQWYKDSRGAPFAHHWRLDSALSTPNGLANARVAARALGTAARATVKEHGALDVPYGDVNRLRYGGKDLPGNGGAGDPFGIFRVAYYSPDKDGTASIVAGDTYYQVVEFANPVKAKVLTAYGNATQPGSKHMGDQLELFAKQQMRDAWRTRAEVEAHLESKVALR, encoded by the coding sequence ATGCGCCCCATCACTCGCCTCGCGCTTGCTCCCGCGCTCGCGCTTGCTCCCGCGCTCGCCGCACTCCTCGCCAGCTGCACCGCTGCGTCGTCCATTCCGTCCAAGGGCTCGGAGATCCTCTGGGACACGTGGGGGGTGCCGCACATCTACGCCGCCAGCGATGCCGAAGCCTTTCGCGGCTTTGGCTATGCGCAGATGGCCTCGCACGGGGACCTCGTCCTCAAGCTGTATGGCGAGGCGCGCGGGCGCTCGGCCGAGTACTGGGGCGAGTCGCACCTGCGCACCGATCGCTTCGTGCGCACCATGGGGATTCCGGCGCGCGCCGAGGCGTGGTACAAGGCGCTGTCGCCTGCCATGCGCGCCAACCTCGATGCCTTCGCCGATGGCGTGAATCGCTATGCGAAGGAGCACCCCGAGGCGATCACCGACTCGATGGAAGTGGTCCTCCCCGTGACGCCGCAGGACGTCCTCGCGCACGGGCAGAAGATCATCAACTTCCTCTTCATGTTCTTCGGCCAGGTGCAACTCCCGCAGACGATGAGCAACGACGTGCGCCCGGGCTCCAACATGTGGGCGGTCTCGGCGCAGCGATCGGCGTCGGGGAAGCCGATGCTGCTGGGGAACCCGCACCTCATGTGGGGCGACCTCTATCTCTTCTACGAGGCCAACGTCGTCACGCCCGACCGCAACTTCTACGGCGTCACGCTGGTCGGCATGCCCACGCCGGCCATCGGCTTCAACGACCACGTGGGATGGTCGCACACGGTGAACACGCAGGACGGTGCCGACGTGTACAAGCTCGTCCCCCGCGGGAGCGGCTACCTGCTCGACGGCGAGGAGAAGGCGTATGTGACGCGCACCGAGCTGGTGACGGTGAAGGGGGGCAGCGGCGCGCGCGTCGACACGCTGGTGATTCGAGAGTCGGCGCACGGCCCGGTCTTTCGCGATGACAGCACGGGGACCTATGCCGTGCGCGTGGCCGGCCTCGAGGACCCTAACTCCATGGAGCAGTGGTGGCAGATGGGGGGCGCCCGGACCATGGCCGACTTCGAGGCGATCGTGAAGCAGGTGCACATCCCGTTCTTCAACATCATCGCCGCCAGCGGCGATGGGCACACCTACTACTTCTTTGGCGGCAAGACGCCGCGCCGCGCCCGCGGCGACTTCGAGGCGTGGACCGCCCCCGTTCCCGGCGACAGCTCGGCGCTCATCTGGAACGACTACCTCAAGTACGACGAACTCCCGCACGTGATGGACCCGGCCAGCGGGTGGCTGCAGAACGCGAATGACCCCCCGTGGACGGTGACGTGGCCTCTCACCTTCAGCCCCGACTCGTTTGCTCCCTACGTCGCGCCGCGCGAGATGCAGTTCCGGCCACAACGCTCGGCGTTGATGCAGCTGGCGGATTCCAGCATCACCTTCGACGAGCTGGTGGAGTACAAGCACTCGACGCGCATGGCGCTCGCCGATCGCGTCCTCCCCGACCTGGTCGCGACGGCGCGCGCCAATGGCGACGCCGATGCGCGCAAGGCGGCCGACGTGCTCGAGGCGTGGGACCGCTCCACCAACGCCGACTCGCGCGGTGCCGTCCTCTTCGCCGCGTGGGTCTCGCAGTGGTACAAGGACTCCAGGGGCGCGCCCTTCGCCCACCACTGGCGCCTGGACTCGGCGCTCTCCACCCCCAACGGGCTCGCCAACGCCAGGGTGGCGGCGCGCGCGTTAGGCACGGCGGCGCGCGCCACGGTCAAGGAGCATGGCGCGCTCGACGTCCCCTACGGCGACGTGAACCGCCTGCGCTACGGCGGCAAGGACCTCCCGGGGAACGGCGGCGCCGGCGACCCGTTCGGGATCTTCCGCGTGGCGTACTACAGCCCCGACAAGGACGGCACCGCGTCGATCGTCGCCGGCGACACCTACTACCAGGTCGTCGAGTTCGCGAACCCCGTGAAGGCCAAGGTGCTCACCGCGTACGGCAACGCCACGCAGCCGGGGTCCAAGCACATGGGTGACCAGCTCGAGCTCTTTGCCAAGCAGCAGATGCGCGACGCCTGGCGCACGCGCGCCGAGGTGGAGGCGCACCTGGAATCGAAGGTGGCGCTGCGCTGA
- a CDS encoding beta-lactamase family protein, protein MSRLPLRLFPLAAVLALTPTTAVAQGRDDAKAPPPAFTDPQRAAKLAAAFPAIDRLMRDFAERSHVPGIAYGVVIDGRVAHVGVSGLRDVVANAPVDTASVFRIASMTKSFTAAAILQLRDAGRLALDDPAERYIPELRGLRYPSSDAPRVTIRHLLSHSEGFPEDNPWGDQQLSATDAAMSRMMKEGIPFSTAPGTAYEYSNFGFAILGRIVTRVSGIPYTRYVRERILLPLGMTVTTLEARNVPASRLAHGYRRQDERWLEEAQLPDGSFGSMGGMLTSVADLSRWVAFLLDAWPPRDGDEGRVLSRASRREMQQVWRYNGASAARDPSGRTTLSAGGYGYGLGVRTTCRFRISVAHSGGLPGFGSQMRWLPEHGVGIVAMGNLTYTGWGGVIEQAFDALAESGGMEPRQPQPAPVLARLRDDVTRLVVSWNDALADSVAAMNLYRDESKERRRAQIERVRLAAGDRCAAQGAFVAENALRGRWRLRCASGDLRVDITLAPTTPARVQFLQVAPLARDESLEAPAACR, encoded by the coding sequence ATGTCCCGCCTCCCGCTTCGCCTCTTCCCGCTCGCCGCCGTGCTGGCGCTCACCCCGACCACCGCGGTGGCGCAGGGGCGCGACGACGCCAAGGCGCCGCCCCCCGCCTTCACCGACCCGCAGCGCGCCGCCAAGCTCGCCGCCGCGTTCCCCGCCATCGACCGACTGATGCGCGACTTCGCCGAGCGATCGCACGTGCCCGGCATCGCCTACGGCGTGGTGATCGACGGGCGCGTGGCGCATGTGGGCGTCTCCGGGCTGCGTGACGTGGTGGCCAACGCCCCGGTGGACACAGCGTCGGTCTTCCGCATCGCGTCGATGACGAAGAGCTTCACCGCGGCCGCCATACTCCAACTGCGCGATGCAGGACGCCTGGCGCTGGACGACCCCGCCGAGCGCTACATCCCCGAGCTGCGCGGGCTGCGCTACCCCAGCAGCGACGCCCCCCGCGTCACCATCCGCCACCTGCTGTCGCACTCCGAGGGCTTTCCCGAGGACAACCCTTGGGGCGACCAGCAGCTCTCGGCCACCGACGCGGCGATGTCGCGCATGATGAAGGAGGGAATCCCCTTCTCCACCGCCCCCGGGACGGCGTACGAATACTCCAACTTCGGCTTCGCCATCCTGGGGCGCATCGTCACCCGCGTCTCGGGCATCCCCTACACACGCTATGTGCGCGAGCGAATCCTCCTCCCGCTGGGGATGACGGTGACCACGCTCGAGGCGCGCAACGTCCCCGCCTCGCGGCTGGCGCACGGCTATCGGCGCCAGGATGAGCGCTGGCTGGAGGAGGCGCAACTCCCCGATGGCTCGTTCGGCTCGATGGGCGGGATGCTGACTTCGGTGGCCGACCTGTCGCGCTGGGTTGCCTTTCTCCTCGATGCCTGGCCGCCGCGCGATGGCGACGAGGGGCGCGTCCTGTCGCGCGCGTCGCGCCGCGAGATGCAGCAGGTGTGGCGCTACAACGGGGCCAGCGCCGCGCGCGACCCGTCGGGGCGCACGACGCTCAGCGCCGGCGGCTACGGCTACGGGCTGGGGGTGCGCACCACCTGCCGCTTCCGGATCTCGGTGGCGCACTCCGGCGGACTCCCGGGCTTTGGGTCGCAGATGCGCTGGCTCCCCGAGCACGGGGTGGGGATCGTGGCGATGGGGAACCTGACGTACACGGGGTGGGGCGGGGTCATCGAGCAGGCGTTCGACGCATTGGCCGAGAGCGGGGGGATGGAACCCCGTCAGCCGCAACCGGCCCCCGTCCTGGCCAGGCTGCGCGACGACGTCACACGGCTCGTGGTGTCGTGGAATGACGCCCTGGCCGACAGCGTGGCGGCGATGAACCTCTACCGCGACGAATCCAAGGAGCGGCGGCGCGCCCAGATCGAACGGGTTCGGCTCGCGGCCGGCGACCGTTGCGCCGCGCAGGGGGCGTTTGTCGCCGAGAACGCGCTGCGGGGGAGGTGGCGGCTGCGCTGCGCCAGCGGCGACCTGCGCGTGGACATCACGCTCGCCCCAACCACGCCGGCGCGCGTGCAGTTCCTGCAGGTTGCCCCGCTGGCGCGCGACGAAAGCCTGGAGGCGCCGGCGGCGTGCCGGTGA